From Gordonia crocea, the proteins below share one genomic window:
- a CDS encoding MarR family winged helix-turn-helix transcriptional regulator yields the protein MGRATTPIDDNPLLLERQVCFALAVANRSVLKIYRRVLDPLGLTHPQYLVMLALWEHEHLSVKAIGSLLQLDSATLSPLLKRLEANRFIERRRRDDDERSVDILLTASGRALREQALDVPGQVVAALNVDLDDLVELHTVLTKVNAAALQADLA from the coding sequence ATGGGCCGCGCGACAACACCGATCGACGACAATCCCCTACTGCTGGAGCGCCAGGTGTGTTTCGCCTTGGCCGTGGCCAACCGCTCGGTTCTCAAGATCTACCGCCGGGTGCTCGACCCGCTCGGGCTGACCCACCCGCAATACCTGGTGATGCTCGCCCTCTGGGAACACGAACACCTCTCGGTCAAGGCGATCGGTTCGCTGCTCCAACTCGACTCGGCGACCCTGTCCCCGCTGTTGAAGCGACTTGAGGCCAACCGATTCATCGAGCGCCGCCGGCGCGACGACGACGAGCGCAGTGTCGACATCCTGCTCACCGCCTCGGGCCGCGCATTGCGCGAGCAGGCGCTCGACGTCCCTGGCCAGGTCGTTGCGGCGCTCAACGTCGATCTCGACGATCTCGTCGAACTCCACACGGTGTTGACGAAGGTCAACGCCGCGGCGCTGCAAGCCGACCTGGCCTAG
- a CDS encoding VOC family protein: MSITAMAISLNVANPAASAAFLTEHLGFRTEMEADGFVSLASPLEGGPNVIFLRTGLQTFRPAYRAGSAGEGLLLAFVVDDLDGDFARMRGAGAPVVTEPETEPWGERYCQFADPNGIIVQLVQWVA; this comes from the coding sequence ATGTCGATCACCGCGATGGCCATCTCCCTCAACGTCGCCAACCCGGCCGCGTCCGCCGCATTTCTCACCGAACACTTGGGCTTCCGCACCGAGATGGAGGCCGACGGGTTTGTGTCCTTGGCGAGCCCCCTCGAGGGTGGTCCGAACGTCATCTTCCTGCGCACCGGCCTGCAGACGTTCCGGCCGGCATACCGGGCAGGAAGTGCCGGTGAGGGATTGTTGTTGGCATTCGTCGTGGACGACCTCGACGGCGACTTCGCACGGATGCGTGGCGCGGGTGCACCGGTGGTCACCGAGCCGGAGACAGAACCCTGGGGGGAGCGATACTGTCAGTTCGCCGACCCCAACGGCATCATCGTCCAACTGGTGCAATGGGTCGCCTGA
- a CDS encoding PPOX class F420-dependent oxidoreductase produces MTDSGFDPRTLIAESKIGILATIKSDGLPQLSPVTAVYDRESDAVLVSMTQGRAKTANLRRDPRAAIEFTSPDGYTWATAEGSVTLTGPGADPDGPEVDALVEYYRLGAGEHPDWAEYRRVMVEDRRVLMTLRVEHAYGAKLR; encoded by the coding sequence ATGACCGACTCCGGATTCGACCCGCGCACCCTCATCGCCGAGAGCAAGATCGGCATCCTTGCCACCATCAAATCCGACGGATTGCCACAGCTCTCCCCGGTGACCGCGGTCTACGACCGGGAATCCGACGCGGTCCTCGTCTCGATGACCCAGGGGCGCGCGAAGACAGCGAATCTGCGCCGCGACCCGCGTGCCGCCATCGAGTTCACCAGTCCCGACGGCTACACCTGGGCGACCGCGGAGGGGTCGGTCACGTTAACCGGACCGGGCGCCGACCCCGATGGTCCCGAGGTCGACGCCCTGGTCGAGTACTACCGGTTGGGCGCCGGGGAACACCCCGACTGGGCCGAGTACCGGCGGGTCATGGTCGAGGACCGCCGCGTCCTCATGACGCTGCGCGTCGAGCATGCATACGGCGCGAAACTGCGCTAA
- a CDS encoding TetR/AcrR family transcriptional regulator, with protein MDTIDLLWRHEVAPARRGRPPRYTVDQVVDAAIDLADRVGSAFSIRDVAGELGIPVMSLYSYVQNRDQLVELMVDDVYAGMTRAAGTGDWRNRLATIAEENLELITGHGWLADIESERAILGPGTLAKYEHELDALDGLPLPDPDKDAALTVVLDFVKASARSMARARVEREQESPQPWWEREGAKLAVLGIEARFPLASRIGAAAGEAQGAARNARHAYEFGLQVILDGIAARLTTGPGVRDKD; from the coding sequence ATGGACACCATCGACTTGCTGTGGCGACACGAGGTCGCCCCCGCTCGACGGGGCCGGCCGCCCAGGTACACCGTCGACCAGGTCGTCGACGCCGCCATCGACCTTGCCGACCGGGTCGGTTCAGCCTTCTCCATCCGCGACGTCGCCGGTGAACTGGGCATCCCGGTGATGTCGCTCTACTCCTACGTGCAGAACCGCGACCAACTCGTCGAGCTCATGGTCGACGACGTGTACGCCGGGATGACCCGGGCGGCGGGCACCGGCGACTGGCGCAACCGCCTCGCCACCATCGCCGAGGAGAACCTCGAACTGATCACCGGTCACGGATGGCTCGCCGACATCGAGTCCGAACGGGCGATCCTCGGACCCGGGACACTGGCCAAGTACGAACACGAACTCGACGCCCTCGACGGCCTGCCCCTCCCCGACCCGGACAAGGATGCGGCACTGACCGTCGTCCTCGACTTCGTGAAGGCCAGCGCGCGGTCGATGGCGCGCGCCCGCGTCGAACGCGAACAGGAGTCGCCGCAGCCGTGGTGGGAACGCGAGGGCGCCAAACTGGCGGTGCTCGGCATCGAGGCCCGCTTCCCCCTCGCGTCCCGGATCGGTGCCGCCGCCGGCGAAGCCCAGGGCGCGGCCCGAAACGCGCGCCACGCCTACGAATTCGGCCTCCAGGTGATCCTCGACGGGATCGCCGCGCGGCTTACCACCGGACCCGGTGTCCGAGACAAGGATTAG
- a CDS encoding GlsB/YeaQ/YmgE family stress response membrane protein, translating into MLAVERSTTTTSVSLVGYIIIGALAGWIAGKIVKGGGSGILMNIVIGVVGALLGGFLLSFFFDTASGGWWFTFFTAILGSVILLWLIGLVTGKD; encoded by the coding sequence ATGCTGGCAGTAGAGCGTTCCACGACGACGACCAGTGTGAGCCTGGTCGGCTACATCATCATCGGCGCCCTGGCCGGCTGGATCGCCGGCAAGATCGTCAAGGGCGGCGGCTCCGGAATCCTCATGAACATCGTCATCGGCGTCGTCGGCGCCTTGCTCGGCGGCTTCCTGCTGAGCTTCTTCTTCGACACCGCCTCGGGTGGCTGGTGGTTCACCTTCTTCACCGCGATCCTCGGATCAGTGATCCTGTTGTGGCTGATCGGGCTGGTGACCGGCAAGGATTAG
- a CDS encoding IS481 family transposase — translation MTHANAPLTPEGRRRLASLVVDQGWSLRRAAERFQCSPATAKRWADRYRAGQVLTDRSSRPTRSPARLPRRTERRIINLRCTRRWGPHRIAYHLGIPRSTVGRVLDRYQMPLLANIDQATGLPVRRPKPKRYEVGRPGQLVHVDIKKQGRIPDGGGWRVHGRGSAADRTAGVARDRAARSGAPGSRGYRYLHHAVDDHSRVAYSEILDDERKETAAGFWRRANAFFAEHGVRVTAVMTDNGSCYRSTMFAEALADAGIKHKKTKPYRPQTNGKVERFNRTLAAEWAYAKPYASEAEREAAYTAWLHHYNHHRPHTGIGGQVPSDRVHNLTGKYT, via the coding sequence GTGACTCACGCTAACGCACCTTTGACGCCCGAGGGGCGTCGACGTCTTGCTTCACTCGTGGTGGACCAGGGCTGGTCACTGCGGCGCGCTGCCGAACGGTTCCAGTGTTCACCGGCCACAGCCAAGCGGTGGGCCGACCGCTACCGCGCCGGCCAGGTGCTGACCGACCGCAGTTCCCGGCCCACACGTTCACCGGCCCGGCTGCCCCGCCGCACCGAGCGCCGGATCATCAACCTGCGCTGCACCCGCCGGTGGGGCCCGCATCGGATCGCCTATCACCTGGGTATCCCGCGTTCGACGGTCGGCCGGGTCCTCGACCGCTATCAGATGCCGCTGCTGGCCAATATCGACCAGGCCACCGGACTGCCGGTACGCAGACCGAAACCGAAACGGTACGAGGTCGGCCGGCCCGGCCAGCTCGTGCACGTCGACATCAAGAAACAAGGCCGAATCCCCGACGGCGGCGGCTGGCGTGTGCATGGTCGCGGATCAGCCGCCGACCGTACCGCCGGTGTGGCCCGCGACCGGGCAGCACGCTCGGGAGCACCGGGCTCGCGTGGTTACCGCTACCTGCACCACGCCGTCGATGACCACTCCCGGGTGGCGTACTCGGAGATCCTTGATGACGAACGCAAGGAGACCGCGGCCGGCTTCTGGCGGCGGGCGAACGCGTTCTTCGCCGAGCACGGTGTGAGGGTGACCGCAGTGATGACCGACAACGGCTCCTGCTACCGCTCAACGATGTTCGCCGAAGCACTGGCCGACGCCGGGATCAAACACAAGAAGACCAAGCCCTACCGGCCACAGACGAACGGGAAGGTCGAACGCTTCAACCGGACCCTGGCCGCCGAATGGGCCTACGCGAAACCCTATGCCAGCGAAGCCGAACGAGAAGCCGCCTACACCGCATGGCTCCACCACTACAATCACCACCGACCCCACACCGGGATCGGCGGCCAAGTCCCCTCAGACCGCGTACACAACCTCACGGGGAAGTACACCTAG
- a CDS encoding MFS transporter — protein MGTTPSWPVLCAIWAVIGMGSGAVLTPAGNVIRRSSAPADRPALFAAQFSLSHACWLLSYPIAGLLATWRGYPAAWTLLVALAVLGTATALRAWPARETDQVEHCHPLGAADRPTSAAPRGPNTATPTATCWSSTASTVTGPTTRVFSPSRRSHPARRRSVRRWQEPPSFGSDAEGRTS, from the coding sequence GTGGGCACCACCCCGTCGTGGCCGGTGCTCTGCGCGATCTGGGCGGTGATCGGGATGGGCAGCGGCGCCGTGCTCACCCCGGCCGGCAACGTCATCCGACGCTCGAGCGCTCCCGCTGACCGCCCGGCCCTGTTCGCCGCCCAGTTCTCGTTGTCGCACGCCTGCTGGCTCCTCAGCTACCCGATCGCCGGGTTGCTGGCGACGTGGCGCGGCTATCCGGCGGCCTGGACACTCCTCGTCGCCTTGGCCGTGCTGGGCACGGCGACCGCGTTGCGCGCATGGCCGGCACGCGAGACCGACCAGGTCGAGCACTGCCACCCGTTGGGCGCCGCGGACCGGCCCACGTCCGCGGCGCCACGCGGACCGAACACGGCTACACCCACCGCCACGTGTTGGTCATCGACCGCCAGCACCGTCACTGGCCCGACGACAAGGGTTTTCTCGCCGTCTAGGCGTTCCCACCCCGCCCGACGTCGCAGTGTGCGACGGTGGCAAGAGCCCCCGAGCTTCGGGAGTGACGCCGAAGGGAGAACGTCGTGA